TGGTTCGCTGGTAGGATTTAAGGTCGGTCTGAAGGAAAAGCTCGGCGAAGATACGCGACTACTGTACGTGACGACGGGCGTTTTGCTGAACAGTTTAATTTCGTCGAAATCTCTCAGCCAATATACGCACATCATTCTGGACGAGGTGCACGAGCGCGAGGTGGACATGGACTTTCTGCTCATCATCGTACGCCGGCTGCTAACCCAGTCACGTCACACGAAGGTCATCCTGATGTCGGCCACAATAGAGTCGGCCGAGTTTGCCCAGTACTTCAAGATACCAGGGCCGAACAGTCTGTTTGCGCCCCAGCTGGCCGTCACCAACGCTCCGCAGCACGATGTGACGGTGTTTTATCTGGAAAATTTGGAAAAGCTGAAGATTGACTTTGCCATCAGGTACGAACAACCTGAGGTACATGACAAGATGTACTTCGTTGCGGCTAAAGTGGCGATCGTGTGCGATCGCTATATAGACGAATGCGAAACGGAGTCGAACATCGATTACAAACCTTCGATTATTATGTTCCTACCGGGGATCAACGAAATCGAACGGATGGAGGAAGTGTTGCGTAATTTCGTCGGTGACAACAATCCGAACTCGCTGCAGACAAAGTTTACGATATTGAAATTGCACTCGTCGCTACCTTCGGAAGAGCAGGCACTGGTATTTCGCAAACCACCACCGGGATATCGGAAAGTTATCCTGTCCACGAACATTGCAGAAAGTTCGATCACTATACCGGACGTGAAATTTGGTAAGATTGCTTCGATTATGTTTGAATGTTGAATCGCTCTatagttgttgtttgttttcttcctctctatTGCTACAGTGATTGACTTCTGTCTGCATCGCTTGCTGGTGGCCGATACACTGAACAACTTTACTACACTGCGTACACAGTGGGCCTCGCGAAACAACTGCATACAGCGGGCTGGCCGTGCGGGTCGTGTAATGAATGGTCGCGTCTACCGCTTAGTGAACAAATACTTCTACGACAATGGAATGGCCCAATCGCCCGAGCCGGAAATGGTGCGCTGTCCACTTGGCTCCGTTGTTCTGAAAACCAAGATACTGGACATGGGTCCACCGCACACAATACTGGCCCTCGCCATGTCTCCGCCGAACCTATCCGACGTGTCGAACACGGTGCTACAGTTGAAGGAGGTCGGTGCATTGTTGCGCACCTCCAAGGGCGTGTACGATGTGCAAGACGGTGATATAACGTATCTCGGACAGTTAATGTCCCAGTTACCGCTGGACATACATCTGGCGAAGCTCGTCGTGCTGGGCTATGTATTTTCGGTCCTGGAGGAAGCCATCATCATTGCGGCCGGTATGAACGTGAAGAACGTGTTTTGTTCGATGCGGACGGTCGAAGCGCTGCGCATTAAGCGCTACTTTGCAAACGGCTCCGCCTCGGATGGAATTGCGATCCTAAACGCGTTCAATTGGTGGCGATCGGTGAAAGAGCAGGGTACGGGTGGCGATACGGTCGGCTGGTGTCAGCGCTACATGCTAGATCTGAAATCGCTTACCGAGATGGCAGAGCTGGTGCAGGAAATAACGTTTCGACTGAAGAACTCGAACATACGTGTCGTGGCCGGTGCGCGTAATGCGCGCTGGAACGATCGCGAGCGAACGGTCGTGACGaaagtggtgatggctggtgcGTTCTATCCCAACTACTTCTTGCCGGTGTCGTCGAACGAGAGTGAGCTGTGCGATCGGTCGGTGTATACGGAGATAGGTGGCCGAAATCCGTTCCGCACGGTGTTCTTCTGTGGGTTTGACCATGCGAATTATATCGGACCGCTGTACCGCAACGACATCCGTGCGATGTTGACCGAACGGAAGCAAGATCCGGAGCGGGAATCGCTCATAAAGATAGATTTCGAACGGAGCACCAATAAGATATTCGTGCAGTACGAGTACCCGCCCGACGTTCAGCCCGGTCAGAGCTTGTACGACGAGCGTAACCTGATGGATCGAATCCACCCGGGCGTGTACGAAGCAATCAAGCTGCGCCAGGTGCGCCGCAGCCAGTCGGAGCTGTTGGTGATGCACCACAGCGATGCGGTTCGATTTGCGACGCAGAACAATCTCGGCGCTTGGAAAAACAACGAATGGCACCCGCGTAACATCGAGATCCCGAACATGGAGCTATCGGTGGAGCCACCGATCTACTGCAAGCAGCTAATTGCTACCGTTACGCACGTGCATCATCCGAACAAATTTTATCTCCGCCCGAATGACAACCATCACGTTTACGCCGATATCGAACAGAAGCTGAGCCAAAGCGTTCCAATTATGCGCCCTTTCCCGGCCGACCATGTGTTTAAACCGCGCGACATAGTGGCTGCTCCGTTGCCGCAAGCAGCCGTGAGAACGATTGGACGCGCGAAGTTGCTCAGAGAGCGCATCATTCGTGGAGTGGTGAATTGGGCGGTATTTTTCATGGATTTTGGTTGCACGGCCATCATCTCGGTGGCGAACTTTCGCCAACTGCAGGGCACAACGTTGGACACGATCACGAAAATTCCGGACCGTGTGTTCGAGGCATCGTTGGCGGAGGTACAGCCGTCGGCGATGCGATCGCCGAAAGATGTTTGGACGGAGGACACGATTACACACTTCCGCCAGCTAGTGCTGGGCAAACGGCTGCACGTGGAGGTGTACTCCGTCGTGAACCGGGTGTCGATGGTTGTGTTGCGCCGTGCACCGCACGAACCCACCGAACAGACCATTAACACGGAGCTGGTCGTGTCCCATCACGCGCAAGAGTCGGAAGAATCGTACGTCTCGAAGATGGACCATGAGAAGAGGCTGCGCGTGCAGAGCGACATGGAGATGGATCCGATGTACGCGGCACAGATACGGAACCATCATTCCGCACAGCAGTGCTATGTGGAGGACGACGATCCGCCAGTTTTGAAGTTGCCACGCGATATGCTGAAGGTGCGACTATTGCTGCGTGGTCCATACAGTCCGCTGGAGATCAAGTGCAGTTCGACGGTGTTTTCCGGTTACCGTAAGCGGGTCAACATCGAGAACTGTTCACTGAACTCGGTGCTGCTTGACACGCACCCACAGAACCCGCACAGCAAGCTGATGGTGGCGGGCTGCGTTAACGAATCATCCGGCAATACGTTGATCGCACGGCTTACCACTATGATGCCAAACATTCCCGGTCTTCCGGTGCTGATGGCGCTTATTTTTGCGCCAACCTGTCTACTGAAGAAGGATGCGGATGAAACGCGTGTTGTTGGTCTGCTGGCCGGGTTGGGGGTGGATCCACGTACGGGCGCATCCATTTATCCGGAGCATGATATGTCGCTAGCGGTGGACATTACTCTCGACGAGGAGGATTTTGGAGATGTAAGGTTCAAACAACACTGTCGCTACGTAGTACTTTGAGTTTATAGAATATGGTATACCCTATTCTTTCAGATCAATGCTTTACGTTATACGATGGATTCCATCCTGCACAGCGGACACAACCAAGAAACGCAACTGTTCGGAGAGTATAGCATCGAGTCGCTGATGGGCAAAGTGAAGGAATACATAATCAAGTAAGCGATGCTCGTTCTCGTCCCGTTCGAATTATATGCGTCCGTTCCCGTTCGAATATGTGTGTCCTAATCtacgtttttttcctcttcctaGAATCCTACAACGTGAACGAACTGCCCAGGATAATCGCAGTATGGCACATAATTTTAGTTGGGACACGGGTGCCAATTCGGGTAGCTCAAGTCAAAAGAAATCACGAGACTCGTGGATCGATATCTACTCCAAGGCTATTTTTCCACTGTACGACAAGTTGAACCTTCGTCCTTTGCCGGCCAGTCGAATGGAGTACCTGCGGAAGCATTGCTCGGAGTTGCATATGATAACAGAATCGTACGTAGATAAACATGCCAAAGCACCATCAAATCTTTTCCCACtcattcttttctttctttcttcaacACAGGCGAGTGTCGTTACCGAAAGGTGGCATATTGTGCCAGCTTTGCAATGTAAACCTAGAATCGGAGCACGCTTTACGCATTCACTTCTGCTCCAAGTTGCATCGCGAGCTGGAACATAAGATTCTCTTCCGGCGTTGAGACACACGGGCGACATTATGCGTACGTTCATTTgatttactttaattttttccttttcttcaacCATGTTACTATtgatttaattcatttatttttgtttacaaacagTATGCAACGGCATACGTCTGACCATTTTTCCGCAAATTTCGGAGCACTCTTATAGGTTAAGTAGTTATATCGGTTTGCTTTGCACACATATCTTATTTTTCTTGAACCTTTAATGACGTTGAGACAAGTTGAGCTGAACTAAACAAATATACAAAACAATTGACATTCTCATGATGAATGTGTCGTGATTGAACTGAACGTGATTAATATTAGGGTGTATTGAATCAACCATTGTGTTTGATAAAACTCTCCCTAAATGGATAACAATTTGCATTCGCATATGGGAAATGTCGTGATTGAACTGCTAGTTATATTATAAGAAAGGTAAATTTACAAAGAAATTCGTCGAGTTGGTTAATATctaaaagatattttttagAACTTTTAAAAACGCAAGTTTCTGATTCTAGcaaatttttaccaaaatttagTAACAACTAATGATAATACGGCAAGAGCCACCAGActggaaattaaataaaatatataacaatTAACATTTTCGTATACAATTGATCGGGTTTTAATTGTTATGTGTCGTTTGATATTAAATTCTTAAACATTATTTACGTTTCATTTTTCGGACAATGTTTGTACCGAAAAGTGTGATAGTAAATATGTTTGGTTAGTATGTATTGTTAATATCTTCCGAAACTTAGCATTAGTAACTATTGGCTGTTAGCATTAACATAGAAAGTAAAGCTATTTCATTTAATTGGTCGAGGAGCATATAAATTTTCGAATTTTCGATTCGAAGACTAATGCAGTGAGCGGATTAAGCAATAGCCTGGTTTGGATGTTGGATGTTATTCTTTAGGCAACGATATACTAAGTTACGCGTACCATAATTGGCCAATTAGTCTTAATTTTACTACTTAGTCGGATAGCCCGTTCACCCAGACGAGAGCATAGGCGCCCCTCCGCCTGTATCGGACGTACCAAAGTAGCTCCTCTACTTCCTTGAAATCGTCCCCAGCCTCGATCCACAGTGCGATTCTATCGGTTTCGACAACGGTTTTCGCGAAACTCTCACCATGCACTGTTCTCCATCCATTGTGACACTAAATAGTCGCATTAGCTTCCCAGAAAATCCTTTCTGCTGCATGGTGTTCCATGACTTTGCCCGATCTATGGCATCCTAAAGGCTTCGGTGATGCTCCCGGCAGTTCTGGAGGATCTGGCGCACAGTAAAGTTTTGGATCGGTGGTGGATATTCCTGCAACAAACTCAGTTTGGTAGCTTTCGACGAAATCTGTGGCTAGACGTACAAGTTTCCAGCAAAGAATACGTGTCAGGACATTGTAGGCGACATTTAGGACTTTGATGGCTCGGTAGATGAAGTCCAGTCCGTCACCTTTTTCGGGTGAATGGCACTCACTGCATTAGTTGTATGTAAGGATTGAGAAACTATGAGAAGCTATGAAGCTAAGCTCTTTATACTCATATTTTGTTACATAAGTCATAATGAAACAATGCGAAACCATTTCAAATGTTAGCAGAGAACTTTTAAATCACCAGAAAAAGATTGTTAACGTATTTGATTGATTGGTGTATTCTTCCTTGCGTAAGCCAAAGCTGTAGTGTCATTCTTTCGAGAGTAATTCAGTGTAAATGAGATGCcttcgggggtttttttcgCCACGTTGAATCGATGCCTAAATTTAACAATAAACAAGCGTTAGATTACCATTTCTTATCGTAAAAATGCTACATAAACCGAACGAGGCACGTGTACACCACGTGTAATGCCACATCAAACTTCCGGGTTGGGTGTTATGTGCGCTTAGATGTCTATGACATGCACAGTTTAACAGCTCCGTTTACTGTAGCTACACGTTCCATTAGTAGTTATTACgttattaaaatttacaacCAATTTCATAACATTTCGCAACACGTTTGAAAAGGAATACTGAACGGCGGAGCATATACTTTTTTAATACTTTACATTGAAATCAACCACTTAATATGCAGCTCTCTGTGTGCGTCCAGTGATTGCGTTGTGCTAGCATGTGAACTTTCGGTGAAAAATGAAAGACCCATTGGGAGGGGCGGACGACGACACTGGTCAGCAATGTGTGTTGATACACGCTCAAATATCCGTCGACCGTTCCGATACTAGTGGTGTGTGTATGGATTGATCCATATTTTATCCGTCCCGTATCGCATAAAGTGTCCGTtttaatttacataaattGTACACTTCCCGAGAAAGCGAAAagggatttaaaaaaaaaacgctcttAAACCAAACCCCCCAGCCACAAAACTGAAGATGGAATGATGTTTTACATCCTACGTTTCTTtattacatacaaaaaaaaaactgtcacaGCCGAACCATGCCTGTTGGTAGCTTTACGGCGCTTTTGTATCAGGACTCCATATTGCTTTTGAGGCGGGGGTTTGGGGAAACATCCCCATTCACATGTCCCCGCACGCATCTGATAACATTCGTGTAGTGTGGAGGTTGTAGCGATTAGAAATGTGCAGAACTGTGCTCGGCGCCACCATTATCACCACATTTCATCCAATAACAGTAAACCGTATTTACAGCTAAAATTAATACAGAAACAAGCCATTAAATATCCCGAATCTCGGGCACTGCTAGAACCGATGGGACAGTTCGTCGTCGGTTTCGTCCAGTTTTTTATGATTGGTGCCATCGCCGGGGTCGCCGCCGCTTTTGTCCCTTCCGTTGGCCATTGGATTTAACGAGCGCTGGCGTAGATGGTCGAGGAAGGCAGGATTGAGGCTCTCCTGTCGAAGGTGGATGCGAGAAAGGCGAAAGGTTATCTCTTTGTCCGCGTTCACACTATGGTGGGCAGTTGTGCAAGCACGATACCTTTCGCTTCGGTGAGAAAATATCCTTGTCCATATCGTTGAAATCTGATTCTTCCGATTGAAGGCTGTTGGTAATGGAGATGCAGCAAACGCACACCCCCCAAACACGATTAATCGTTTTATGTTATCCTACGTTAGTGCTAAACCGCCACACGACTTACCTAAGATCGTCGTAAACTCCGCCACCCTTACGGCCAAACTCGTTATCGTTAAGCACCGGGTTGGACCCTTCGATGGAGAAGATATTCGTCGTCGGTACGTTGCGCGTCGGCTTCCCGTTCAGCTCGGACGAAATCGAACCAAAGTCTGTGGCGGACAGGGCTTTGAGCTGACGGTTCAGGCTGCGAATCTTGATGAAGAACGCCACAAACAGAATCACGCACAGCACGGCAAGGGCCGCGGCCACCACAATCAGTATGATCTGCAGCGTTTCGTCGGCCTCGGTCAGCGATTCCGGTGTCGGCGGCGGAACATCCTGCAGCGTTAGGTTGCGACGGAACAGGGCGGCCTTTAATTCGGTGACGAAGGTACGGTCCGAGGAACGTTGCTGTATCTGGCTGGCCTCCACCGCCTGATTGTCCTGAATGAAATGGGTACGGACATCCGTcagcacggtggtggtggtgccggaaCCGTCCTGCCGGTCGCTAAGCGACTGGTCGATATCGTCTATGTTGCATTCCATACCGTACGCTGCTTTCAACGTGATGGCCAgctaaaacgaaacgaaaaaaatcccatccccCGTAACGCACGCCACAAAGGACACAAATATTTAGTTAGGATAGGTAAAAGCATAAAGGGAaaccgcttttttttttcgtttgcggCGTGCTAATCTTACAAATTCTCGCACGTCCGGTTGATCAATCTCCTGGACGCTGTTCATAAACACGAATGTCACACGGTTCGATTCGGACACGATGTACACCTTCGCCTCTACCGTATCGTTGTGCGTATCGTCCTTATCGAACGCGATGATGGTGAACTGGTAGTATCCGTTCTGGTTCGGTTGTACCTTCTGCACCAGCGTCAGCTCCCCGGTGGTCGGATCCAGCTGGAAGGGCAACGCGTCCGTTGGCAGATTATCGCCAACCGCCTGTTCCGAGCCGGCCACCACCTCGTACCGGATGATTTCATCCTCGTCCGGATCTTCGGCGTACACGCGGAACAGTGACTTCTGCACGCGGTCGTTCGTGGTGATGCCGGCCGCGTAGAACCGCTGCTGGAACACCGGCGGATTATCGTTCACGTCGTTCACCTTGATCCGGACGACCAGCAGGGACGAGGACGTATCGTCCACCGTTGCCGGTGGACCGTTTTCGTTGTTGGTGGCAACGATGCGTATTTCGTGCGCCGGTATCTCTTCCCGGTCAAGCATCTCGGCCAAGCGGAGCACATTCGCTTCCGCATCGAGCGCAAACAGGTGGCTGGCGTTACCGTATTTCTCTGTATGGGGGGGACTCGGTAAGTGTGAGCGTGAGCTTTAACACCTGTAATCTGCACCCTGTAGGTACCTACCGTCGATGAAGTAGAATACGTTTGTTTGGGCACCTGGTGGCAGACCGGCATTCTTCGGATCCTCAGCGAATGGTAATTGCCGTACCTCGTCTAGACCGTCTTCATTTTCTGCCAAATTAAACAGACGTACCAGGGTGATTGGATTTTGAGGTAGGTCTTGTGATTGCTACACATTAGCTATTTCGAGCTAGTGCCCTTCCTGGACGTAACGAACTTCCTAGGTCAACTAACGACGGGCGTAAAATTGCGTAGTAAACTTATTTTTGGTACACCCTTGTTTGACTGCGAGGGGACTGTCTAGGTCTTGGGATGCTAGAGGTTCACACCCATGTTAGTCCGTGTGCCAAACGGACAAAGAACCCTACACAACTTGCACAAACTTTCTCCGTGTGCTGAAAATATCCTCAGGTTTAGCttgtccaaaaaaaaaaacaaggtccACATCACTGTCCCGGCACTAATACGATTAAGATTCAAGTCAAGGCCTAATTCAAGATTTAATCCATGAAtgggaaaaaagcacacattgAAGCAGTGATTTCGACTGAAACCGTAATGTCTCCATTATCCTCGACGCTCGCTCGGAATCGGCTAGCAGTCGTTAAATTTACCTGTGAAATCCGTATCGTAGCTCGTTTGCGAAAAGACCGGCTCGCCCGTCATATTGATAAAGACGATGTAGATAGCCGTTTCCGACTGCTTGTCGCCCCCATCACGCGCAATCACGGTAATCTGCGGGGAATAGAATTGTGTCAATAATTACAATCATCCGGGCAGGCGAATGACGACCAATCGCTAAGACGTACGCTGTAATTTTTCGGAAATGGTTCCACCGCCTGATCGTTCTCCAACACCAGCCGGCCCATTTTCTCGTCCAGCTTCTCCACCCGGAACAGCTCGTGGTCTTGCTCGTTATCTGGTACATCAAGGCGCGTAAAAGCAGCAGTTCATTAACGTGTCCACCACAAGCTTGCGTCGGTAGTTCGAGCCGCGGCTTACTCACCATTGGTGCTGCGAAGGGAGAACGTAACGTGTCCGTATATgcctccatcatcatcaacggcGACAAAGTTCGGCAAAGTGGATCCATTCGTATCGACCAGGGCCGTTCCATTTTTTAACGATTCATATCTTTACGGggcgggaaaaaaaggaacaaaaaataaaaggaaccACATTACCGGTTGCAGTGTGTCGTCCCCAAAAAGCCAGCTTACTTCAGTCGGAACTGTGCGTTGCGTGTGGGGTAGGTAATGGTGGGGCTGTTGTAATTAAACGGCATAACCACCAGTTCGTAATCACGTGTTTTGCAGTTATTTTCCGCCGGTTCGGGCAGTTCAATAATCGGATTGTACTCGCTACCTCTATCGCAAGCCTGCAGAATGagaatggggtttttttttgtgtaaaagaAGGATTTAATCCTCCTTTGCTACATTTATCATCATCAAAGCGCAACCGAACGCTCACCTCAACCTTCAGTGTCCATGTTCCGTGGAAGCCTTTTAAATCTTGTGCCACTTTTAGCGACGCACTGTACTCGTCCACGCGGTCCAGGAAGAATAATTCGTTATCGCGCGCTGAAATTGTAAAGCATATCTTCATGTTGTAccatgaaatgttttatgaacaGCATAACTCCTACCCGGTGAAATCTCTCGTACGTAGTAGTTGATCTTTGCGTTTGGCGTTTTCCTGTCATCCAAATCGATTGCAGTAAAATTCACCTTTATGATGTGTCCCTGTTTGGAGTCCTCCGACACTTGCAGCTCTTCAGCCGGTAGCTCCGGCAGTTCCGGAAAGTGATCGTTGATATCGAGCAGCATGACATTGATGTTGGTGGATACACGGTTTTGAACTGCATTGGTATAAAGGTGTTGTGGGTTAGCGTTCGATGAGTCTGATAGAGGATTCATGATTCTAAATGTATTTGACCGAACGAATGACTttaattttctcttttttgaGATGCGATCTCTGAACTTCTTTCTGAAGATGTGATCCCGACTGATATGTTAAATGATGTCTCATGGAATTGCATCATTACTGAGCAACGGTGTAGAAACATATTTAGTTGAGTGTTCCTTTTCAAACTTTCAAGCAATAAAATATATCGCTTAAGTAAGCTTTTGGCATATTCATTTCATTCCTCTTCCTTTCCATATCCACCAACTCCACTTAACTGCACTCATTAGATTGCTTATTCGACTTGCTGCAGTTTATTCTGTGCGTAAACTCATTTGTTCTTCATATCTACTTAACTAGATCACTTTGGGATTCTTCTATACTGCGTACTTCATAATAGCTCAGTATATTTCGTTGGGCCTTAGTATCGGCATGTTTGGGGGGTTCACACCTTTGGGTAAGACTGTGAGCATCGTGGCTTCGTATCACTCCAGGAATAGTGAATAGTGACACGAAAGAAGATCAGGCCAGATCAGATCGTAGGGCACTTGTGTTATTTCTACAGAGGAAACAGATACATCTGTGGATATTCCTAGACGTAGATCTTCCTGTTTACTCTTTCGATAGTAAAGAACTAATGAACGTGTACTAC
The Anopheles moucheti chromosome 2, idAnoMoucSN_F20_07, whole genome shotgun sequence genome window above contains:
- the LOC128303542 gene encoding probable ATP-dependent RNA helicase spindle-E, with the protein product MDDEHDELLDFFDFSKPFHRNMISGTIAKQPGIPLNIQSIPERQLHGTEYAKELVKKEESRIMADWARDTIPKTTASRMDDVDDVSSMAEEDTEHLNHVRAKELMEPIFSRYNLMMKSNNLTIHRSKEQILKTIRENPVVVIQGATGCGKTTQVPQYLLEDAFKRKEWCNIIVTQPRKIAATSIARRVAEERSCELGSLVGFKVGLKEKLGEDTRLLYVTTGVLLNSLISSKSLSQYTHIILDEVHEREVDMDFLLIIVRRLLTQSRHTKVILMSATIESAEFAQYFKIPGPNSLFAPQLAVTNAPQHDVTVFYLENLEKLKIDFAIRYEQPEVHDKMYFVAAKVAIVCDRYIDECETESNIDYKPSIIMFLPGINEIERMEEVLRNFVGDNNPNSLQTKFTILKLHSSLPSEEQALVFRKPPPGYRKVILSTNIAESSITIPDVKFVIDFCLHRLLVADTLNNFTTLRTQWASRNNCIQRAGRAGRVMNGRVYRLVNKYFYDNGMAQSPEPEMVRCPLGSVVLKTKILDMGPPHTILALAMSPPNLSDVSNTVLQLKEVGALLRTSKGVYDVQDGDITYLGQLMSQLPLDIHLAKLVVLGYVFSVLEEAIIIAAGMNVKNVFCSMRTVEALRIKRYFANGSASDGIAILNAFNWWRSVKEQGTGGDTVGWCQRYMLDLKSLTEMAELVQEITFRLKNSNIRVVAGARNARWNDRERTVVTKVVMAGAFYPNYFLPVSSNESELCDRSVYTEIGGRNPFRTVFFCGFDHANYIGPLYRNDIRAMLTERKQDPERESLIKIDFERSTNKIFVQYEYPPDVQPGQSLYDERNLMDRIHPGVYEAIKLRQVRRSQSELLVMHHSDAVRFATQNNLGAWKNNEWHPRNIEIPNMELSVEPPIYCKQLIATVTHVHHPNKFYLRPNDNHHVYADIEQKLSQSVPIMRPFPADHVFKPRDIVAAPLPQAAVRTIGRAKLLRERIIRGVVNWAVFFMDFGCTAIISVANFRQLQGTTLDTITKIPDRVFEASLAEVQPSAMRSPKDVWTEDTITHFRQLVLGKRLHVEVYSVVNRVSMVVLRRAPHEPTEQTINTELVVSHHAQESEESYVSKMDHEKRLRVQSDMEMDPMYAAQIRNHHSAQQCYVEDDDPPVLKLPRDMLKVRLLLRGPYSPLEIKCSSTVFSGYRKRVNIENCSLNSVLLDTHPQNPHSKLMVAGCVNESSGNTLIARLTTMMPNIPGLPVLMALIFAPTCLLKKDADETRVVGLLAGLGVDPRTGASIYPEHDMSLAVDITLDEEDFGDINALRYTMDSILHSGHNQETQLFGEYSIESLMGKVKEYIIKILQRERTAQDNRSMAHNFSWDTGANSGSSSQKKSRDSWIDIYSKAIFPLYDKLNLRPLPASRMEYLRKHCSELHMITESRVSLPKGGILCQLCNVNLESEHALRIHFCSKLHRELEHKILFRR